Part of the Candidatus Poribacteria bacterium genome is shown below.
AATCCAACCGTCGTAATCCCGACTTCGCAACTCCGTAAGGAACGCAGGGAAATCGACATCTCCGTTGCCTAATTCGCAAAAAACACCGTTTCCGACAGATGC
Proteins encoded:
- a CDS encoding xylose isomerase gives rise to the protein ASVGNGVFCELGNGDVDFPAFLTELRSRDYDGWIVVEQDVLPGMGSPYESAERNLRYLNSIL